A region from the Aegilops tauschii subsp. strangulata cultivar AL8/78 chromosome 5, Aet v6.0, whole genome shotgun sequence genome encodes:
- the LOC141022961 gene encoding uncharacterized protein, which produces MYQSDISFGTLISLIRSEGCCSDDYMYYVSDAHKGIEGLEKISSEDDVQQMLLHSLNEKSVNIRVVRANELCNADENRDYYFVDHCINTQQSCTKLMDTSMDRKEELKKSVLQREADLNHFEGDTDISEFLSHSDGNSVELQAVSSSDDENRPMAQKLKPVRNHGPTIRSHNEAEKMEKPDWLPEADEKCFPGDYGISDEEDEPEGSYKLPSGRKRRNMKLKERVWFNPKLPNPEEQFCKGLCFTSVYEYRDALRDFHIRTLRNFQYHRNTPDRIIVWCSERAQGCDFYITASKIAHEKTFCIKKCDIVHTCGACAESTKVTTKWLSRSVQEALREDIRSPVDALIKKTKTKFSVDVSRSVAYRARRKAVDVVQGDHKQQYLRLRDYLQAVLDTNPGSRCIVTTFEDPENPAPTPRFKYLFYCLAASKEGLDGCFIKLTTGQQILAATGRDGNNNIYPIAFGVVDKEDGESWTWFLTQLRCCIGSGNKFGTYTIISDRQKGLLKAINEVFPDSPQRYCLRHIYANFQAAGFRGRELKKCVDQASYSYTKHGHELGMADLKAQCEDAWKWLKKIDASA; this is translated from the exons ATGTACCAGTCAGACATATCATTTGGGACTCTGATATCTCTTATTAGGAGTGAGGGTTGCTGCTCTGATGATTATATGTACTATGTTAGTGATGCTCATAAAGGGATAGAAGGCTTAGAGAAAATATCTTCTGAAGATGATGTGCAGCAGATGTTGCTCCACTCTCTAAATGAAAAGAGTGTGAACATAAGAGTTGTGAGAGCAAATGAGCTGTGTAATGCAGATGAAAACAGAGATTATTATTTTGTTGATCATTGCATTAACACCCAACAAAGTTGCACTAAGTTGATGGATACAAGCATGGACAGAAAGGAAGAGCTTAAGAAAAGTGTTCTTCAGAGAGAAGCTGACCTCAATCATTTTGAAGGTGACACTGATATATCAGAATTTCTGTCTCATTCAGATGGCAACAGTGTGGAACTGCAAGCAGTTTCTTCATCTGATGATGAAAATAGACCAATGGCACAGAAACTAAAGCCAGTGAGAAATCATGGTCCAACAATTAGATCACACAATGAGGCTGAGAAAATGGAAAAACCAGATTGGTTGCCTGAAGCTGATGAAAAATGTTTTCCTGGTGATTATGGCATTAGTGATGAAGAAGATGAGCCTGAAGGATCCTATAAACTACCAAGTGGTAGGAAGAGAAGGAATATGAAGTTGAAGGAAAGGGTATGGTTCAATCCCAAACTACCAAACCCAGAAGAACAGTTTTGTAAGGGATTGTGCTTCACCAGTGTTTATGAGTACAGAGATGCACTTAGGGATTTTCACATTAGGACATTGAGGAACTTTCAATACCATAGAAATACCCCAGATAGGATTATTGTTTGGTGCTCAGAGAGAGCACAAGGATGTGATTTTTATATCACTGCCTCTAAAATAGCTCATGAGAAAACTTTCTGCATCAAGAAGTGTGATATTGTGCACACTTGTGGAGCATGTGCAGAGTCCACTAAGGTTACTACAAAGTGGTTGTCCAGATCAGTACAGGAAGCATTGAGAGAAGACATTAGATCTCCTgtggatgcattaattaaaaaGACAAAGACCAAGTTTTCAGTGGATGTGTCAAGGAGTGTGGCATATAGGGCAAGGAGGAAGGCTGTTGATGTGGTGCAAGGTGATCACAAGCAGCAGTATTTGAGGTTAAGAGATTATCTTCAAGCTGTTCTTGATACAAACCCTGGGAGCAGGTGTATAGTGACAACATTTGAAGATCCAGAAAACCCAGCACCTACTCCTAGATTCAAGTATCTTTTCTACTGTTTAGCAGCTTCAAAGGAAG GTCTTGATGGATGCTTCATCAAGTTAACCACTGGACAACAAATACTTGCAGCCACAGGAAGGGATGGCAACAACAACATCTACCCCATAGCTTTTGGTGTGGTTGACAAGGAAGATGGAGAGAGTTGGACTTGGTTTTTAACTCAGTTGAGATGTTGCATTGGTAGTGGCAACAAGTTTGGAACATACACCATCATATCTGACAGGCAAAAG GGCTTGCTTAAGGCAATAAATGAGGTATTCCCTGATTCACCTCAAAGGTACTGTCTTAGGCACATATATGCAAATTTCCAAGCAGCTGGATTTAGGGGGCGGGAACTAAAGAAATGTGTGGACCAGGCTAGCTACTCTTACACAAAACATGGTCATGAATTAGGGATGGCAGATTTGAAAGCACAGTGTGAGGATGCTTGGAAATGGCTAAAAAAGATTGATGCTTCTGCTTGA